The proteins below are encoded in one region of Hordeum vulgare subsp. vulgare chromosome 3H, MorexV3_pseudomolecules_assembly, whole genome shotgun sequence:
- the LOC123440416 gene encoding protein LURP-one-related 8-like, whose translation MARVHPNMAPAPGAVDKAPANPASAAEGPTTLTVWRKSLLFDCKGFTVFDAVGDLAYRVDSYASETGDEVVLMDAAGRPAFTVRRKRFSLQGEQWLVFAGEETRRPVYAVRRSGRGKTMAYVTACAGAGAGPSYEVEGSYARRSCVVYDGERRAVAEIMPKAVVGTDVFRLVVQPGVGVSLAMAVVVALEQMFSRPSLLRSWST comes from the coding sequence ATGGCGAGGGTTCACCCCAACATGGCGCCCGCGCCGGGCGCCGTCGACAAGGCGCCGGCCAACCCCGCCTCCGCAGCGGAGGGGCCGACGACGCTGACGGTGTGGCGCAAGTCGCTGCTCTTCGACTGCAAGGGGTTCACGGTGTTCGACGCCGTGGGCGACCTGGCCTACCGCGTCGACAGCTACGCCTCCGagaccggcgacgaggtcgtccTCATGGACGCGGCCGGCCGCCCCGCCTTCACCGTCCGCCGCAAGCGCTTCAGCCTGCAGGGCGAGCAGTGGCTGGTGTTCGCCGGCGAGGAGACGCGGCGGCCCGTGTACGCCGTCCGGCGGAGCGGCCGCGGCAAGACGATGGCGTACGTGACGGCGTGCGCGGGCGCGGGCGCCGGGCCGTCGTACGAGGTGGAGGGGTCCTACGCGCGGCGGAGCTGCGTGGTGTACGACGGCGAGCGGCGCGCGGTGGCGGAGATCATGCCCAAGGCGGTGGTCGGGACGGACGTGTTCCGCCTGGTGGTGCAGCCCGGCGTGGGCGTGTCGCTGGCCATGGCCGTGGTGGTGGCGCTCGAGCAGATGTTCTCCAGGCCGTCGCTCCTCAGGAGCTGGTCCACGTAG